The Pseudophryne corroboree isolate aPseCor3 chromosome 3 unlocalized genomic scaffold, aPseCor3.hap2 SUPER_3_unloc_41, whole genome shotgun sequence DNA segment ctgttccagctctgacagtagatatagagtttccctgttctatagatgcaaaatgttttacacagaacacaaagcctattaacccacacacaggtaaggcaggtggaaggccactgatatgttctgagtgtgggaaatgttttacatacaaatcagatcttgttatacatcagagaagtcacacaggtgagaagccatttccatgttctgagtgtggaaaatgttttgcaagcaaatcagatcttattaaacatcagagaagtcatacaggtgagaagccattttcatgttctgagtgtgggaaatgttttacacggaaatcatatcttgttacacatcagcgaactcacacaggtgagaagccatttctttgctctgagtgtgggaaaggttttgcaaacaaatcagatcttgttaaacatcagagaagtcacacaggtgagaagccatttccatgttctgagtgtgggaaatgttttacacggaaatcatatcTTGGTACACACCagcaaactcacacaggtgagaagccatttctatgctctgagtgtgggaaatgttttgcaaacaaatcaaatcttgttatacatcacagaagtcacacaggtgagaagctgttttcttgctctgagtgtgggaaatgttttacacaaaaaccacatcttgttatacatcacagaagtcacacaggtgagaacccatttccatgttctgagtgtgggaaatgttttacacagaaatcatatcttgttacacatcagcgaactcacacaggtgagaacccatttccatgttctgagtgtgggaaaggttttgcacacaaatcacatcttgttaaacaccagagaagtcacacaggtgagaagccattttcttgctctgagtgtgggaaatgttatacacaaaaatcacatcttgttatacatcacagaagtcacacaggtgagaacccatttccatgttctgagtgtgggaaatgttttacacagaaatcatatcttgttacacatcagcgaactcacacaggtgagaacccatttccatgttctgagtgtgggaaag contains these protein-coding regions:
- the LOC134984231 gene encoding gastrula zinc finger protein XlCGF17.1-like → GRPLICSECGKCFTYKSDLVIHQRSHTGEKPFPCSECGKCFASKSDLIKHQRSHTGEKPFSCSECGKCFTRKSYLVTHQRTHTGEKPFLCSECGKGFANKSDLVKHQRSHTGEKPFPCSECGKCFTRKSYLGTHQQTHTGEKPFLCSECGKCFANKSNLVIHHRSHTGEKLFSCSECGKCFTQKPHLVIHHRSHTGENPFPCSECGKCFTQKSYLVTHQRTHTGENPFPCSECGKGFAHKSHLVKHQRSHTGEKPFSCSECGKCYTQKSHLVIHHRSHTGENPFPCSECGKCFTQKSYLVTHQRTHTGENPFPCSECGKGFAHKSHLVKHQRSHTGEKPFSCSECGKCYTQKSHLVRHQRTHTGEKPFPYSEK